The Pochonia chlamydosporia 170 chromosome 3, whole genome shotgun sequence genome contains the following window.
CAGGAGAGCAGGCAATGGCTGAGGAATATCTATTGGCGGCACTAGACGCGGATGAAGATAACATAGATGCTCGTATAGAACTCGCAAACATGTATGAGAAAGCTcgagaagacgaggatgctCTAATTTTGGCTGCTGAGGCAATGGCCCTTCGCGGCGTTCAAGATCAGGACCAGATCATCGACCATGAGACAGTACGAGGCAATGGCCACGGCGGTGCGTCGATTGGCCATGGTCAACAAGGGCAACGGAAACGGCCTCAGGGAGGTCGTCCTACCAGCAGGGCAGCTTTAATAGATGCTGGAACTGGGCAACGGACGATTCCCAGAAGATACCGCCCAAAAAAACTCGCAGGCCCTGACAGACGCCTACAGGATGAACAGGCTCGGGCTCTCAAGCTATCTCAACAATACGAAATTGTGCGAGATTTAAAGCAGCGGATTTCGGAAGGCCATGAAGACTTAGTAGCAGCTTGGATGGCCGCGTCAAAGGAGCTAATTGACGACTTCAGGTCCCTGAAGAGATTCTACACGTGGGACAAATACTTACACTTTCTCGGCTCGAAGAGTTCCTTGCATGTTCGGAGCGCAAATCAGCAAGCCACTGAACTCTCACAAATGTACGAACGGTTATCACGATGTAAGTAACTAAACCGCGAGAATCTTGCGCAGTcatgttttttttttcttggccCGGGGGTGGCGTATCTTTTCGCTAACATGATGACTATTAAAGCAATTGCACCACAACCTGAGCACTCCGGTCCGACATCGGATATTCCTCGCCCGTCAACACATCAGGGCATTTCATTTGATGATTGGCTTAATTTATTTCTCGATTATGCTATTGGGCTGGCAATTACCCATCGGCAAGCAGAAGCCTACCAAGTGTgcgaagctgccaaagacTCGACGGTATTTCAATCTCCCAGGCATGGGTTTATAATTTACGTGGCGTGGAGTGGTAAGTATTGGTGAGCCTGCCACAGGATTTCAACCGCTGACTAGGTTTAGTATGCGCCATATATACCAACGATGAAGAGCGATGTGTCGCAATCGCGCGACACCTGATGCGCGATGGAGCAATTACTGACTCTTATCGAATGTTTGCCCTTTTGTCGGTTCTTTGTCAGTCACCGGTATCCTGGTATACTTCAGGACCTGCACAGAAGTATATCCTGCGCCAAATAAAAGCAATTGATGCCAGTCATGAGACAGCAGCAGTGCAGCGAGGAGCTGCCGGAGTGGCAGAGGGTGCTGATCATGCTATCGGCTTGGACATCGACGTATGTCTTTTAATGCTTTACGGCCACATATTGTTTACATCAACCAGCTATTCTTACGCATTGGGTACGCATAATTGTTGTCTAATCAGACGCTAGtagatgctgatgctgaatCTTTACCGCCACAGGTTACTTCCTCAGGGCGCGGTCCTTAGACCCGGCTAATGACATGATAAGTCTTAGTTTAGGACTCGCATATGTCCATTATGGACTTAAAAGGCAGTCTAGCAACCGTCAGTATCTCATTTTACAGGGCCAGGCATTCTTATCCGACTATGCTCGACAACCCGCAAAGGGCAACAGGCGTTCCTTGGCCGAACGGTACTACAACATGGGCCGCCTCTTCCAGCTGCTTGGAATTAGCTACCTGAGCTCAACTTATTATGCTATGGCTCTGGATATATGTAAGAGCGAAGGAGGATCCAAGGACCTCTCGTGTCTCATTTTAGCGAACACGATAATCTCCCTTTTAACAGTCGGGAATCACGGGGTAGCGTTATCGTTGGTGAGGAGTAATCTGAGACTTTAATAAGGGCAAGTATTTGCTGAACCCAGAACCTCTTTTGAAGAAATATTGCAATAGCGAAATGTTTCAGCCCTTTACATGCTTAAGTAACGAAGATAAGATCCAGAGAAAGGAATATTGCCTGTAGCATGAGAATTGATTCAAACAATGGCCCATTCATCACTCGCCAACTTGGCGTTGGTTTATGGAAGCAAGTGGGGCAGGAGCACCCACATgcaggtacctaggtacttaagtacccTGTGTTTGGTCGGTTGTCCCCAACTCCACAGTCGAGGATGATATATGCTGGCAAGTTGTACCTCCCAAACATCAGTCTGGACACAGTCTGATAATGGACGGCTCTCGCAAACACGCATCAATATGGTACGCGGCACGACGCTTGCGCAAGGATTAGCTGCAGTCCTTTTCCTCGCCTCTGCTTTGGCTAGGACCGTGGATGAGGCAGAATCCACACTCGCAGCCAATATCGCTGGTTCTCTCACTGTCTCCGTCTGTGAGGCGAGGACCATCAACTACATCACACATGCGTTGCCCCAATCCTGCCTCACAAGTTCGTGGAAAAGTCCATCTCCTACATCTACCACGCCAACTGTCTCAACTCATCCCGAGGATGGCGACACAGAACGTCATGGTCATGAAACCCTGGTACCGCCGACCCTGACATCTGGCCAGCTACGCAACACTTCTGAAGTACAAGTTACAGAACCTGCAGCAACAACTTTCATGTCCTTTGAGGATTGGAAAGAAATGATGCTCCGACGCGCCGGGCAAGACCCGCAAGACCTACGGTCTCGAAAACCGAGTGAGCACGATACAGGGGATAGGTATTCTCAAGAATCAGGTTACGCCGgtcttggagaagaaggcgagaTATCCCTCAATTTTGAGCACTATAGCGATAAAGGCAATCAAGGAGCGACGCCTCCTAGTTCAAtacatggtgatggcgtcgGTAAGAAGACTGTTGGTGACGCGCAGCTACATGACGAGGGAAAGTCCGCCACGGTTCATTTAAGCAAGGATGCGGGTAAGACCTGCAAAGAGCGATTCTCGTACTCATCGTTTGACGCTGGTGCGACTATCTTGAAAACATCCCCGGGGGCTAAGAACGCCAGAGCAATATTGGTTGAGAACAAGGACACGTATATGCTCCTGGAATGCGATGCCTCGGCAAAATACGTCATTGTCGAACTCAGCGACGATATCTCGGTAGACACCGTTGTGCTGGCGAATTTTGAGTTCTTTTCAAGTATGGTCCGTCATTTTCGCGTCAGCGTCAGCGACCGGTATCCTGTGAAAATGGACAAATGGCGTGAGCTGGGCACGTTTGAAGCTCGCAACTCTCGCGATATCCAGCCCTTTTTAATTGAAAACCCACAGATTTGGGCAAAATATGTTAGGATTGAATTCTTGACTCATTTTGGCAATGAATATTACTGCCCCATCTCCCTTCTACGAATACACGGATCTCGCATGCTCGATTCATGGAAAGATAGCGAAGGTGGGCGAGAAGAGGACACGTTGATCGAAGGGTATGAAACTGGTAGAACCGACTCTTCTGTGCAAGATGAATATCATTCCTTCAACGTAGTTGATTCGAGAGCTATCAATGGGAACCTGACGCTATTCAATGACACAAGTCCTTGGAATTGGCTCGTTGCCATGGCAGCTTTCTCAaacctcaacaccacctGCCCCGCCTTGCCTCACGTACCAGATAACACTTCCAATTACGAGTCAACAATGCTACCAATCGGCCCTGGAGCTTCAAAAATACAAGACACAACGTCCAGCGAAGTGGCACACGTACGGCCCGCCTCCCGAGAAAAAGGGGCGAAGTCACCTGGACATGCAGAGCCAACCCAGGCTACATCAACAGTAAACTATCCATCTCCCATCAGCATATCTCAGGATAACCCCCTCAATACTAGTCAAGGTGCCTTGGATAAGACCATCTCAAAGGACAACTCAACTATGGCCGATCGGCAAAACAatgccaccaccgccaccaccaccacaacttaCAAAATACCCACGCCAAGTgggcaaaatggcaaacCGCGAAGCAGCGGAACTTCTGGGGCCTCAGCAGCGTCTCCGACTATGCAGGAGAGCTTTTTCAATGCCATCACGAAGCGGCTGCATCACGTCGAATCGAATCTAACGCTTTCCATGAAATACGTTGAAGATCAATCTAAGCATGTTCAGGAAGCATTGCAATCGAGggagcagaagcagcaagcaAAAATAGCCGTCTTCCTAGATGAGTTGAACAAGACAGTCTTATCTGAGCTTCGCAACGTTCGCGAGCAGTATGATCAAATATGGCAATCTACTGTTCTCGCCTTAGAGAGCCAGAAAGATCGCTCAGAAAGGGACATGATGGCTCTTAGCTCAAGACTCAATCTTCTGGCAGATGAAGTCGTATTCCAAAAACGAATGGCTATTGTTCAGGCCATTATCCTTTTGTCATGTCTCTTCCTTATTATATTCTCTCGGGGGGGTTCATTGCCCTCTCTGGCACCATTACTCGACCAACCCCCCGATTCGGCCTGTGACACACCAGCTTCGCCAGCAACACCTCGGCAACATTCTTACCaatcaaagaagaaacatCATAAGGGAGATGTGTCACTATTCTCACCATCCAATGCTGTCGATCAAGCGCAGCTCATTCGCCCGGACGCGGTTCCTAatgacaaggctgccatgcCTAGCTCATTTGAGGCGATACCATTTCATAGCCAAGGGGAGCCAAGCACTAGAAGTTATACATTCCAGCGTTTTTCACCACCGCCCACTCCAAACCCTCTAGAGGAAGCGTCGCTATCAGATGATGCTAGTTCATCTACAGGGGCGGATCATATGCCTCCTCGCCGCGTAGGGGGAACAACACACATCAATCACCGAAAACCTTTACCCTCACTACCAGAGCACCCCCGCTCAGACGATGGATAAAAAGGAGGCTTTTGACAAGCTTCATAGCCTAGACAGAAATAAAATACCACGCATAAAATTTTCAATGACGCCTAACAGTCAAGTCGACTGCAACTGGGTACATGAAGGCAACATTGCCTCAACTGTAGAGATTTGAAAGAGAAGGATCAAATCAACTTCTATTCGTGATGTCTTGCGGTTTGTCATTGATGGGTGTGTTTGACCTAGGTTATCGAGCCGTCTGCCGATCCTTGTCGATTCTTCTCCTTATTATTGTCCTGCCATTTATTCCGCCTATGCATATTTTACATAAATCAGTATTAAAATCAAAGAGCGATCCCAAAACAAGCAAATGAGTTTCATCTCAAATCTTTGGTAGTATTTGATTTGAGATCGTGTAGACCATAGAATTGACTACATCCTCCACTGCCTTCCTGGTCCGATACCTAGGACCAGCCGACCCCGGGTATCAATGTGGTGCAACATTGTATAGGTTTTGGATTGCAGCTTCGTAGTCGTATTCCTCGAGGGCGGCAAGCCTAGTTCCACGGTCGTATTGAGATCGTCTGCGCCGCTGCTCGTCACGATAGTGCTGTCCGGCATTGGGTGTGAATAGTCCTGCAGTTGGATGAGCTCAATGACTCCAGAAAAGCATGTCGATCCTAAACTTACCCACATGCTCTGCATTTTCACAGCTCCTTTTCATCTTCGATTGGTTATCCGGGCTCGGAAATGGCTCTTCCTGGCCGGCCAGCTCGGGTCGAGGGC
Protein-coding sequences here:
- a CDS encoding sad1 unc domain-containing protein (similar to Colletotrichum gloeosporioides Nara gc5 XP_007287193.1), with protein sequence MLASCTSQTSVWTQSDNGRLSQTRINMVRGTTLAQGLAAVLFLASALARTVDEAESTLAANIAGSLTVSVCEARTINYITHALPQSCLTSSWKSPSPTSTTPTVSTHPEDGDTERHGHETLVPPTLTSGQLRNTSEVQVTEPAATTFMSFEDWKEMMLRRAGQDPQDLRSRKPSEHDTGDRYSQESGYAGLGEEGEISLNFEHYSDKGNQGATPPSSIHGDGVGKKTVGDAQLHDEGKSATVHLSKDAGKTCKERFSYSSFDAGATILKTSPGAKNARAILVENKDTYMLLECDASAKYVIVELSDDISVDTVVLANFEFFSSMVRHFRVSVSDRYPVKMDKWRELGTFEARNSRDIQPFLIENPQIWAKYVRIEFLTHFGNEYYCPISLLRIHGSRMLDSWKDSEGGREEDTLIEGYETGRTDSSVQDEYHSFNVVDSRAINGNLTLFNDTSPWNWLVAMAAFSNLNTTCPALPHVPDNTSNYESTMLPIGPGASKIQDTTSSEVAHVRPASREKGAKSPGHAEPTQATSTVNYPSPISISQDNPLNTSQGALDKTISKDNSTMADRQNNATTATTTTTYKIPTPSGQNGKPRSSGTSGASAASPTMQESFFNAITKRLHHVESNLTLSMKYVEDQSKHVQEALQSREQKQQAKIAVFLDELNKTVLSELRNVREQYDQIWQSTVLALESQKDRSERDMMALSSRLNLLADEVVFQKRMAIVQAIILLSCLFLIIFSRGGSLPSLAPLLDQPPDSACDTPASPATPRQHSYQSKKKHHKGDVSLFSPSNAVDQAQLIRPDAVPNDKAAMPSSFEAIPFHSQGEPSTRSYTFQRFSPPPTPNPLEEASLSDDASSSTGADHMPPRRVGGTTHINHRKPLPSLPEHPRSDDG